GCGAGCGATGCCGTTTCGTGATCGACTGGGGCCGCCGGCGCAGTAGTGTCAAGAAGTTGCCCGCGATGCGCGCCGAACCCGGCTCTCCTGGCGGAACGACGCAGTGCGCGTCGGCCACCAGGCCGGCCATTCCTTTTGGAGGTTCCGGCCATGCCACGAAGCAGCGCGCTGCGCGGAAGCAGGATCGGTTCCGGCCCGCTGGGCGAGTCCGAGCGCGGTGACCTCATCGAGCGCGTCACCGTCACGTTCTGGTGCGCCACCGGCCACGCGACGCGGCCGCAGTTCGCCGTCACCGCGGCCGTCCCGGAGGTCTGGGACTGCCACCGCTGCGGTCAGCCCGCGGGCCAGGACCAGGGCAACCCGCCGCCCGCCCTGACCGTCGAGCCGTACAAGACCCACCTCGCCTACGTGCGCGAGCGCCGCAGCGACGCGGACGCCGAGATCCTCCTCGCCGAGGC
This genomic window from Actinospica robiniae DSM 44927 contains:
- a CDS encoding RNA polymerase-binding protein RbpA, with the protein product MPRSSALRGSRIGSGPLGESERGDLIERVTVTFWCATGHATRPQFAVTAAVPEVWDCHRCGQPAGQDQGNPPPALTVEPYKTHLAYVRERRSDADAEILLAEALARLRAA